ATTCAAAAGTTCTGCTGCTTGATCCACAGGCAAAGCGGTACTGCACTACACTTGAATCACAGTATGCCGTTATATCACAAAAAACTGCTATACACACTTCACCCTATAGCAACACCTATCTGCGTCAGAAAAGAGCGACTGTGGCATCGTTGCTGAAATTATTTTAATAATATTAATTTGACAATTTTTGACTTTTTTTATTGATAATAACAGCATTACTGACTTTTGCAGACATGATGCACGGTTATAGTGATAGATTGCCGTAATGTACCACAATACTAACAATGTGTGCTATTCTTGACACGGTTAGAGTAGTGCAAGGATCCAAGGGTTTTTAAGATTTAAATATGCCAATGAATGGAAAAATGTATAACCAATTACAATGGGGTATGCTATGGATCGTAATTTAGCACTTGAAGTTGTCCGTGTTACCGAGGCTGCTGCGCTGTGGGCTGCCCGTTACTACGGCAGAGGCGATGAAGCAATTGCTTCTAAAAATGCTGTAGAGGCAATGTATAAAGTGTTTTCCACTGTATCCTTCAAAGGGCATATTGTAATGGGTGTAAACAACCCCGACTCGCCTCTGTCGCCGGGCAATATTATGGGACATGCTGACCATCCTGAGGTTGATATTGCTCTGACCCCTATAGATGGCCATGCCACATTGGCTCAAGGTGGATATAACACCATTTCGGCCATTGCAATTGCCGAACACGGCTCAATGCTCACCGCACCGCCAATCTATATGGAAAAAATAGCAGTAGGAAAGGAAGCACGTGGCGTCATTGACATCACACAATCACCTGAGGTCAACATTAAGCGGGTTGCCCGTGCAAAGGGAAAATACATTGAAGATATTACCGTATGTATTTTAGACAGGGAGCGCCATCGCGAGCTTGTGGAACGCATACGGGCAATGGGAGCAAGGATTAAATTAATAAAAGATGGCGATATTTCCGGAGCTATCGCCACCGCTCTTGATGAAACGCCTATTGACATGCTTATGGGAGTGGGTGGTGCACGTGAAGGGATACTGTCTGCCGCTGCTCTTAAATGCCTGGATGGCGACATGCAGGCACGGTTTGTATACCGAGATGAAAATGACAGGCAACTGGTAAAATCAATGGGTATTAGCGATTTAGACAAAATTTATACGCTGTCGGACCTTGCAAAAGGTGAAAACATTATGTTTTCAGCCACCGGTATTTCAGATGGAGAACTTTTACCCGGAGTGCGTTTTATGGCTGGAGGGGCAAAGACCCACTCAATAGTTATGCGCTTTAAAACCCACACTATACGCTATATTACTGCAATTCACCGTTTTGATTATAAACCGGTATATTAAATATTACAGGATGCTACTTATGAATATTACAGCATACATTTTACAACATACAACTGCAGCGCTGATAATTGCAGGCATATTGATTGCAGTTGCAGGCCTTATATTACGAAAATTTAGAATTTTGTCGATAGTTATGATAATAATTGCATCTATGATTATCTACGTACTGTTGTATAAAACTTTTCCTATTCCAGGAATCAATCCTGAAGCGCAGGAAAGTCAAAGTGTTGAAAAAAGATAAAATTTTAGTTGCAAAATATATACAATATTGTATATTAAATATAAACTACTTTTTGGGAAGTTGTCTATGAAATTGCATCTGGTGAAATCACATAACATTGAAGATCACATTTCGGATAATGTAAAGACGCTACCACCTTCTGGTATTCGCGAATTTTTTGATATTGTCTACAATACACCTGATTGTATATCGCTTGGTGTTGGTGAGCCTGATTTTGTCACACCCTGGCGCATTTCGGATGCAGGAATTTATGCCATAAAAGATGGCAATACACATTATACGTCAAACAAAGGTTTGCTTGAATTGCGACAAGCTATTGCAAGTATGCTTTCTTCAAAATATAAAATAGAATATAATCCCGAAACACAAATTCTGATAACTAACGGAGTAAGCGAAGGCCTTGACATAGCGCTTCGTGCTATCTGTAATCCGGGAGATGAAATCATATACTTTGAGCCTTGTTATGTTTCATACGCAGCAACAATAAAACTGGCACATGGCACGCCGGTTGCTATCGCCACCCATTTTGAAAATGAGTTTGCAATTGATATTAATGCAGTCAAAAAAGCCATAACTGCCAAAACCAAGGCAATAATGCTCAACTACCCTTCTAATCCTACCGGTGCATCTATTAACAAGGAAACGCTGGAAGCGATAGCTGCTATTGCTGTTGACAACAATTTACTCATCATTTCAGACGAGATATACGATGCTATTACCTATAACGGCACACACTTTTCCATTATTGAAATCCCAGGCATGGCAGAGCGAACCATTTACTTTAATGGATTTTCAAAAGCATACGCAATGACAGGCTGGCGTCTGGGTTATGCTTGTGGTCCTGAAGCCATTATTGCAGCAATGAATAAAATCCACCAGTATACCGCACTATGTGCATCATCAATTGCGCAGTATGCTGCTATAGAAGCTATAAAGCATGGGAAGCGCGACGTGGCCCAAATGACAGCGCAGTACCTTAAACGCAGGAACTTTGTAACATCGCGCCTCAATGAAATGGGACTTTCATGTCATCCACCCAAGGGAGCATTCTACGCTTTCCCTGATATTTCAAAAACAGGACTATCCTCACGTGACTTTGCACTACAGCTTTTAAAAAGCTACAAGGTGGCTGTTGTGCCTGGCACTGCCTTTGGAAGCGCCTATGACAATCACATTCGATGTGCCTACGCAACATCTATGGAACAGCTCAAAGAAGCTATGGACCGCATGGAAGAATTTGTGAAAAAAATAAAAGGGCGATAGTAAATTAAAAATTCATCCATTACTGAGCATTGCCTATGGTTTAATTGAAATACCTAAAGATGAAGAAATAATCAATATTGAACAATTATTGTCCATTGCTGACTCCAGAATGTACGAACATAAAAAAATGATAAAATAACTTGACTATCAATTGTTTTCATTATATGATACAGTGCATATAATTGATTCATTTTATTCATGTTGGGGTATTTTATGAAAGGAGCACCCATATGAAGATATTACAACTATCAATAATTTTATTTGGAATATTATTTCTTATATCACCACTGTACCCCAGCGATCTTGGCTTGGGCATTTCAGCATGGTATGCTGACTGGAAGATGTACAACCCCAATGAACCAATAAGCAAAACAACCAAAATGGATCCTGTTGTTTATATTGGTCCTTCAATTTCATACCAGTTTGCCCCATCCTGGAGCACTACACTGGTTGCGTTGTATACCCCTTCACCATACAAAATGACAAATGACTACAATGAAACCACAGAGATAACCCGCTACGATGTTGACTTGGCATTAAATTACCAATTATCCAGATATATAAAGGTATTTGTGGGAGCAAAATATCTGGGATTTAACTTTGACGGTGGTCATCACCAGGGTGCTGGACCGGGTGGTGGTATTGGGCTGACACTTCCATTAATCAGCAATTTTTATTTTCTTGCCAATGCTTCGGGATTATATCTGTGGGGCAATCATAAAGATCCTGATAAATCCAGAGATTTTGCCGAATATGGATATAACCTTTCAGTTCAAATTGCATATTATGCGGCTTCGTTAGGGCTAACAGCTTCATTGGGGTACAGATATCAACTTATTGCATCAGAATACGATACCAATGATCCTTATGCCAAAGAAGATGAGCATACATTCAAAGGGTTTACCATTTTAATAGTAAAATCCTTCCACTGGGAATAGAATAATTGTACAAATGAACTGTTTATATCAAAACAAATTTGAAAAAAGCAACAACATAAGTTTCTTAAATATGTAATTTTATTACAGGAGTGGCATAATGAAATTAAGATTTTTTTATACAGTGCTTTTTGTTCTTACATTATCAACAGTACATGCTGCTGACATGGGAATAGGCATTTCTACCTGGTATGCTGGCTGGGATGTGAAAAGGAATGATGCAAAAGTCAAAATGGATGAAGTGTTATATATTGGGCCATCTATCTCGTATCAGTTTCATGAAAAATGGAGTTGTACATTGGTGGCACTGGCAACCCCGCAAAAATACACATGGCAGGTTGGGACCGAAGAGATGGAACTGCGCAGGTATGATGTTGACCTGGCATTAAATTATCAGATTAATCGCTATACAAAAGTTTTTGCCGGTGCAAAGTACTTAGCTTTTGCATACCATAATAAAACTAACGGCAATGATGGCTTACATCATGCCACCGGCCCGGGCGCTGGCATAAGCTTTACCATGCCTGTTTTTACTAATGTATATGTGTTGGCAAATCTTTCTGGGTTATACATACTAGGGAACCAAAAAGAGGACCAGCAAACAGGCACAAAAAGTATCAATTTTTATGAAATAGGGGCAAATGGATCGCTGCAATTGGCCTATTATTTCCCTTCAGTTGCAATTACTTTAGCAGCGGGGTATAGGTTGCAATATGTTGAAACACATTATCTGGAAAAAGAACCAAATAATCCCAACCTTGATCATACATTTAAAGGGTTTACTGTATTACTTGTAAAATCCTTTAATTTATAATACATACTTCTGAGATTGACATAGAAATTATCACTGTTACAATTTTAAGCGTTAGGAGCATATATTTCTCTTGACGCTTTTTTAATGAAATAATGATATATTTTGCTACTATGACAAATAAATACTCACTATAGTAAAAGGTCCTTATTATGATATATGTTGAAGGTTACAATGATGTTATAGAAAAGGTGTATCAATCAGGCAACCAGCATGTATTTGCCTTCTGGGACAGTTTGAATGAGGAACAGAAAAAGCATCTTTTGCAAGAGCTATCGCTTATAAATTTTCAACAGTTGCATGAATTGTATGAACTTACAAAAAAACATGTAATACCTATGGATTTTGAACCTGCTTTTTTCACACCATTACCACAAACAATTGAAGAGCAAAAATTATTTGAGGAAGCCAAACATATTGGGATTGACACCATTAAAGCTTCTAAGGTTGCAGCGTTTGTGGTAGCAGGAGGACAGGGGAGCCGTTTAGGGTTTGAGGGGCCAAAGGGTATGTTCCCTATTGGGCCAGTAAGTAACAAAACATTATTTCAGATACACGCCGAAAAGATAAAAGCATACGAAAATAAGTTTGGTGTTGATATTCCATGGTGCATCATGACATCACAGGCAAATCATGATGCAACGATTGCGTACTTTGAAGAAAATAACTATTTTCAACTCAATAAAAACAAGGTTTTTATATTCAAGCAAAATATGATCCCCTCGCTTGATGAACATGGCAAACTCATTCTGGAAACACCTTATTCTATTTTCAAAAATCCCGATGGCCACGGTGGAAGTTTAACAGCACTATACCAATCAGGTACCCTTGATACACTGCAAGGTATGGGAATTGAAGTGCTTTCATATTTTCAGGTGGATAACCCGCTGGTACGCATAATTGATCCGGTCTTTATTGGGTTTCATATCAAAAACAACGCTGAGGTCTCAAGCAAAACGTTAAAAAAAGCTTACCCAGAAGAAAAGATAGGCGTATTTGTAAAATTTTCTAACGGCAGAGTTGGTGTTGTTGAGTATTCTGATTTGTCACATGATAAACAATTTGAAAAAGACCAGCATGGTAATCTGCGGTATATTGCAGGAAGCATTGCAATACATCTGTTTAATATACGCTTCATTGAGTCAATTACAAAGGGCAATATTACTTTACCTTTTCATGTGGCAAAAAAATCCATACCGCAGTATACACCCCACGGCAAAAAAAATATTACCGGCTATAAATTTGAAAAGTTTGTCTTTGATGCACTGCCACTAACCCAACACAATTTTATCCTTGAAACAAAACGTGAAGAAGAGTTTGCACCGGTTAAGAATAAAACAGGCGTTGATTCAGTTGAAACAGCTCAGCAACTAATGATAAATCTATATAAAACGTGGTTGAGTGAAAAAAATATTTCTATCCCAAAAGTTGTTGAAAAAATTGAAATTTCCCCACTCTTTGCTGTTGAACCTGATGATATACCAAACTCATTAACGCTACCCCAACAAAAAGAGGTTTATATTGCATGAAACGGTACATTGAAAAAGTTAATACCCTTATTGAATCTTTTCCATACATTAAAGAATTTTACGGCAAAACCATAGTAATTAAATATGGTGGGCATGCCATGGAAACCAACGAAGGCAAGCGTTCATTTGCACAGGACATGGTATTGTTAAAATACGTTGGCATAAATCCTGTGATAGTTCATGGTGGTGGTCCTCAAATTAATACGCTTTTGAAACAGGTAGGTGTTGAAAGCTCTTTTGTTGGCGGTATGCGCATAACTGATGCTCCCACCATGGAGATTGTGGAGATGGTACTTGTAGGGAAAGTAAATAAGGAGATAGTAAACTACATTAACCTAGCTGGCGGGAAGGCAGTGGGATTATCTGGCAAAGATGGCAATCTTTTTGTTGCTGAAAAAATTTATCATGATGTCAATGGTCAAAAGATGGATATTGGCCAGGTAGGTACTATAAAACAGGTAAATCCTTTAATAATAGAAACACTTGACAAAGAAAAATTCATCCCTGTGATTGCACCTATTGGATGCGATGAGCATGGTGTCACATACAATATTAATGCCGATATTGCAGCAGGAAAACTAGCAGAAGCGCTAAAGGCCGAAAAATTAATCCTGCTTACTGATGTTGAAGGAATAAAAATTGATGATACGCTTGTTTCCACGTTGCACAAAGAGGAAGTTGGTAACCTGATCGCAAGTAACAAGATTACCGGTGGAATGATACCAAAAGTGAACTGCTGCCTGAGTGCATTAAAAGAAGGTGTATGTAAAACACATATCATTGACGGTAGAGTGGAACATGCGGTGTTGCTGGAAATCTTTACGGATGCAGGCATTGGCACTGAGATAGTATAACGATAGAATATCTATACTATCTCTACAATAATAAGTGTAAAATCGTCATCAAATTTTTTTCGTGGATAAATCCATCTGTAGGCTGCCGCAGTTATTTCATTCTTCAGTGCTGTTATATTCTTACCATTATACTGTTGTATAATATCAATAAGACGTTCTTCTCCAAACAGCTCCCCCTTTACATTTCTTGACTCAATTATACCATCAGTAAATAGTATAATTCTATCACCTTTGCCTATTGTTACCTCTTCAATTTCAAAAAAGGCATTCTGATAAAAACCAATAGCTCCACCTTTAGGCCTCAACTGGAGTATTGTATTATTGGCTTTACACAGCAATAGCGCATAATGCCCGGCATTACTGGTTTGTAATATCATGTTTTTTGTATCAATAACAGCATACGCTGCTGTTATAAACTGATTCCCTATCCTTTCTAATAATGTATTTTCTATTGAGTGGAGAAATTTATCGGGATGTTCTTTAAACTGATTTGCATGTGCACACGCCATTTTAACCATTGCAGCACCAATTGATGCAGGAATGCCATGCCCTGAAATATCAGCAATAAATATTCCAACTTTTTCATCATCTATTTGCTTAATTTCGGCAATATCACCACCAATTTCCTCTGCTTGCAGTATCACTATCTCTATTGCTATATGTGGCAATTCGGGGATTCTAGTCTGAACAATTGAATTATAAATTGTTTGTGCAATCTCAACTTCATTTTGTAGCATCACTAGTTTTTTATTTTCATCTTTAATTAAGTTATAGCGGTATCCAAGCGCTATTGAAAGTAAAATTACATCAATGCTGGTGCCCAAATGAAATCCATATCGTGTAATAAATACATCGGGAAGAATACCAAAATTTCGCAAACTAATGAGGCTCACACCCACAACAACTGCAAGCATTGATGCTAAATAAAAATAAGCAGGTTTATATTTATTTATTACTGCAATGATACATGCAATGAATGAAAAAATTGAAGCAATTATTACCATTGTATTGAGGCAAATAATTGAAAACGAAAGAGGTACAAATGGGATAATCACAATTATTGGTATGATTAAAAAAATAAATGCTTTTATTATAACATCGTACCCACGTGCAAACGTACCGGTTAATAAAAAGCTTCGTGTGAAAAGCATGTACGAAATAACTGCCAGGTTACCCAAAAAAACTATTGAAATGTTATGAAACCACGGAGAATGAGGCCAGAAAAACTGATACGCTATACCATTAAAGCTGATATTGCTCAATGCTGAAAATAATACATAAAGTATATAATACAGATAGTTGATATCCCGTAAAATTATTAACAAAAACAGGTTGTATAAAAACATGGATAGCATTATCCCAAAATAAACCCATAGACCACTGTACTCTTTTATGCTATGCTCAAGCAGTGATGCATGCGAGCGTATTTTCAATGGGATGATAACCTCACTGGTAGTTTTAACACACAGAAGAAATTGTTGAGTTTCTCCTTTTTTTATTGCTACAGGTACTACAAAATTGTTCAATAAAATCTTCCTGTGATTGAATGGAAACAAATCTCCTTCAGTTGTTAAAAGAGTAACTGTTTTACCCTGTAGTGAATATAACTCAAAATAATCCAAAGTGGGAAAAGCCAAATCAAATACCCATGATTGATTCGATGAATTATTGGTCAAAGAAAAGTAAAACCACCACCAAGAAGCCGAATAGCCTTTATTGATTACTTTTTGGGCATTTGGATAAAATTTTCTTAAAATATCTTTTTTTACAATGTCTTCAGCTGTAAGCTGTGAACTAGCATCTTCATAGAAATATATACAGGGAGCAATATCATACGTATGCTGTGCATCATTAAGGACACAATTATATGCAAAACCTACAACTGGTAGCAACAAATATATAATTATAATTAAAAGTATCTGCACTAATCCTGCTACATTTTGTTCATCTTTACATGAAGTTCTATTAGCCATTAAATATACCAGCACATACTTAATATAAAATCACAGGTTTACTTTTGAGTTGTAAAAACAATTTGTTCAACCTGATAAGTCTACCAAATATACGTATCAATGTCAAGGCATTGTCATAATTCAGGACAGACGTTTTACATTCAGTACTAATGAAAAAAATTATCGGCTACTTGACATACCATTGGTATTTTAGTATAATAATATATACTTAAATATAGGAGGATAGTAATGAAAAAGAATATGGGAACAGTAGACAGACTAGTGCGAACAATAATTGCCATAGCTATTATAGTATTGTACTTTACCGGGCAAATTACAGGTACCGCAGCAATAATTTTAGGAATCCTTGCTGTGGTTTTTCTGCTGACCAGTGCGGTAAGCTTTTGCCCATTGTATGTTCCACTCAAAATCAATACTACAAAGAAATAAAACTACCATTGCAAATGAGTCTCTTTATATGGGCCTGCCAACAGGGATAATATAGAGAGGCTCTTCATATTTATCTAGTGACAAAACTTCCTTTACCACCTCATCCTGAAAAGCTCCTACCATAACTGTACCCAAACCCAGGGCAACAGCCTGCAGGCTTATATTCTGACCAACATGTCCGGCTTCCATATGGACATACCTGATACCGCGCTGTCCATAATGCCCTGTTGTCCGCTCATATAC
Above is a window of Spirochaetota bacterium DNA encoding:
- the glpX gene encoding class II fructose-bisphosphatase: MDRNLALEVVRVTEAAALWAARYYGRGDEAIASKNAVEAMYKVFSTVSFKGHIVMGVNNPDSPLSPGNIMGHADHPEVDIALTPIDGHATLAQGGYNTISAIAIAEHGSMLTAPPIYMEKIAVGKEARGVIDITQSPEVNIKRVARAKGKYIEDITVCILDRERHRELVERIRAMGARIKLIKDGDISGAIATALDETPIDMLMGVGGAREGILSAAALKCLDGDMQARFVYRDENDRQLVKSMGISDLDKIYTLSDLAKGENIMFSATGISDGELLPGVRFMAGGAKTHSIVMRFKTHTIRYITAIHRFDYKPVY
- a CDS encoding aminotransferase class I/II-fold pyridoxal phosphate-dependent enzyme; translation: MKLHLVKSHNIEDHISDNVKTLPPSGIREFFDIVYNTPDCISLGVGEPDFVTPWRISDAGIYAIKDGNTHYTSNKGLLELRQAIASMLSSKYKIEYNPETQILITNGVSEGLDIALRAICNPGDEIIYFEPCYVSYAATIKLAHGTPVAIATHFENEFAIDINAVKKAITAKTKAIMLNYPSNPTGASINKETLEAIAAIAVDNNLLIISDEIYDAITYNGTHFSIIEIPGMAERTIYFNGFSKAYAMTGWRLGYACGPEAIIAAMNKIHQYTALCASSIAQYAAIEAIKHGKRDVAQMTAQYLKRRNFVTSRLNEMGLSCHPPKGAFYAFPDISKTGLSSRDFALQLLKSYKVAVVPGTAFGSAYDNHIRCAYATSMEQLKEAMDRMEEFVKKIKGR
- a CDS encoding UDPGP type 1 family protein, producing the protein MIYVEGYNDVIEKVYQSGNQHVFAFWDSLNEEQKKHLLQELSLINFQQLHELYELTKKHVIPMDFEPAFFTPLPQTIEEQKLFEEAKHIGIDTIKASKVAAFVVAGGQGSRLGFEGPKGMFPIGPVSNKTLFQIHAEKIKAYENKFGVDIPWCIMTSQANHDATIAYFEENNYFQLNKNKVFIFKQNMIPSLDEHGKLILETPYSIFKNPDGHGGSLTALYQSGTLDTLQGMGIEVLSYFQVDNPLVRIIDPVFIGFHIKNNAEVSSKTLKKAYPEEKIGVFVKFSNGRVGVVEYSDLSHDKQFEKDQHGNLRYIAGSIAIHLFNIRFIESITKGNITLPFHVAKKSIPQYTPHGKKNITGYKFEKFVFDALPLTQHNFILETKREEEFAPVKNKTGVDSVETAQQLMINLYKTWLSEKNISIPKVVEKIEISPLFAVEPDDIPNSLTLPQQKEVYIA
- the argB gene encoding acetylglutamate kinase; amino-acid sequence: MKRYIEKVNTLIESFPYIKEFYGKTIVIKYGGHAMETNEGKRSFAQDMVLLKYVGINPVIVHGGGPQINTLLKQVGVESSFVGGMRITDAPTMEIVEMVLVGKVNKEIVNYINLAGGKAVGLSGKDGNLFVAEKIYHDVNGQKMDIGQVGTIKQVNPLIIETLDKEKFIPVIAPIGCDEHGVTYNINADIAAGKLAEALKAEKLILLTDVEGIKIDDTLVSTLHKEEVGNLIASNKITGGMIPKVNCCLSALKEGVCKTHIIDGRVEHAVLLEIFTDAGIGTEIV
- a CDS encoding SpoIIE family protein phosphatase — protein: MANRTSCKDEQNVAGLVQILLIIIIYLLLPVVGFAYNCVLNDAQHTYDIAPCIYFYEDASSQLTAEDIVKKDILRKFYPNAQKVINKGYSASWWWFYFSLTNNSSNQSWVFDLAFPTLDYFELYSLQGKTVTLLTTEGDLFPFNHRKILLNNFVVPVAIKKGETQQFLLCVKTTSEVIIPLKIRSHASLLEHSIKEYSGLWVYFGIMLSMFLYNLFLLIILRDINYLYYILYVLFSALSNISFNGIAYQFFWPHSPWFHNISIVFLGNLAVISYMLFTRSFLLTGTFARGYDVIIKAFIFLIIPIIVIIPFVPLSFSIICLNTMVIIASIFSFIACIIAVINKYKPAYFYLASMLAVVVGVSLISLRNFGILPDVFITRYGFHLGTSIDVILLSIALGYRYNLIKDENKKLVMLQNEVEIAQTIYNSIVQTRIPELPHIAIEIVILQAEEIGGDIAEIKQIDDEKVGIFIADISGHGIPASIGAAMVKMACAHANQFKEHPDKFLHSIENTLLERIGNQFITAAYAVIDTKNMILQTSNAGHYALLLCKANNTILQLRPKGGAIGFYQNAFFEIEEVTIGKGDRIILFTDGIIESRNVKGELFGEERLIDIIQQYNGKNITALKNEITAAAYRWIYPRKKFDDDFTLIIVEIV
- a CDS encoding DUF2892 domain-containing protein → MKKNMGTVDRLVRTIIAIAIIVLYFTGQITGTAAIILGILAVVFLLTSAVSFCPLYVPLKINTTKK